Proteins encoded in a region of the Diospyros lotus cultivar Yz01 chromosome 9, ASM1463336v1, whole genome shotgun sequence genome:
- the LOC127809338 gene encoding 3-ketoacyl-CoA synthase 12-like, producing MDLLILLMLKLLVSYIIFFLCNLALRRTSHGCCYILHYECFKPSHDRQISTELAGDIIKRNRNLGLEEHRFLLRAIVSSGMGEQTYGPRNIIAGREEMPSLADAISEMDEFFFATLDKLFHNSGISPSEIDVLVVNVSMLATVPSLTSRIINHYKMREDVKSFSLSGMGCSASLISIDLVRSIFRSLNKPNFAIVVTSESIAPNWYSGKDKSMILSNCLFRSGGCSILLSNNKALERHAKLRLKGLFRTHMGSCDEAYKSCMQKEDEHGRLGFYLGKNLPSSASRAFTQNVRDLYPKVMPVKELLRYLVSRRILKKKEGGISKAAAVNFKAGIDHFYLHPGGAAVIDAIKKSLKLSEEDVEPVRMTLHRFGNTSASSLWYVLGYIEAKKKLKKGDRVLMISFGSGFKCNSCLWEVMRDLQQDANNIWEDCISEYPTNNVTNPYMEKYGWINLAS from the coding sequence atggATCTCCTAATTCTGCTCATGTTAAAACTCCTCGTCTCATACATTATCTTCTTCCTCTGCAACCTTGCTCTTCGCAGGAccagccatggctgctgctACATTCTCCACTATGAGTGCTTCAAACCCTCCCACGACCGACAGATCAGTACAGAACTTGCCGGCGACATCATAAAACGCAACCGCAACCTCGGCCTTGAAGAGCACAGATTTCTCTTGCGAGCCATTGTCAGCTCCGGCATGGGCGAACAAACCTACGGCCCCAGAAACATCATCGCCGGCCGCGAAGAGATGCCTTCTCTGGCAGACGCCATATCTGAGATGGACGAGTTCTTCTTCGCCACACTCGACAAGCTCTTTCACAACTCTGGGATTTCTCCATCAGAGATAGATGTTCTTGTTGTGAATGTGTCGATGCTCGCCACAGTACCTTCTTTAACCTCCAGAATCATCAACCACTACAAGATGAGAGAGGATGTCAAGTCCTTCAGTCTCTCAGGAATGGGTTGCAGCGCAAGCCTCATATCCATTGACCTCGTTCGTAGCATCTTCCGATCTCTCAATAAACCTAATTTCGCCATTGTTGTAACCTCAGAATCCATAGCCCCGAATTGGTATTCCGGCAAGGACAAGTCGatgattctctccaattgtttGTTCCGATCCGGCGGCTGTTCGATCCTCTTGTCAAACAACAAAGCTCTGGAACGCCATGCAAAGCTAAGACTGAAGGGCTTGTTTCGAACCCACATGGGATCATGCGATGAAGCGTATAAATCTTGCATGCAAAAAGAGGATGAGCATGGCCGGCTTGGTTTTTACCTTGGGAAGAACCTTCCAAGCTCAGCCAGCCGAGCTTTCACCCAGAACGTGAGAGATCTATATCCAAAAGTGATGCCAGTAAAGGAATTACTTCGGTACTTGGTTTCACgcagaattttgaaaaaaaaggaaGGTGGAATTAGCAAAGCCGCGGCGGTCAATTTCAAGGCTGGGATTGATCACTTCTACTTGCACCCAGGTGGGGCTGCAGTGATCGATGCGATAAAGAAGAGCTTGAAGCTCAGTGAGGAAGATGTAGAGCCAGTAAGGATGACGCTTCACAGATTTGGTAACACTTCAGCAAGCAGCCTCTGGTATGTGTTGGGTTACATAGAAGCGAAGAAGAAGCTGAAGAAGGGTGATAGGGTTTTGATGATAAGTTTTGGGTCAGGCTTCAAATGCAATAGCTGTTTGTGGGAGGTTATGAGGGATCTGCAGCAGGACGCCAACAATATTTGGGAGGATTGCATTTCCGAATACCCTACAAACAACGTAACCAACCCTTACATGGAAAAGTATGGTTGGATCAACCTAGCTAGCTAG